In Pirellula sp. SH-Sr6A, the DNA window TTTGTTTCGTTTCAAAGTCAGGCACGAATAACGAACGAACGGAATCACCGATGATAGCGAACCGAGCATTGTCATCGCTTCCGTCCCCGGTCACGAAGGAGTAGGTGAACGATTCGTTTCGATCCGAGTCTGTCGTACTCAAAGAACCAATAACTGCACCCAAGTCCGCATTCTCGGCCAATGCTGTTGGGGAGAAGCTTAATGAGAGGGGTGTTTCTGGAATATCGCTTACCCGAAGAATGAAAGCACCCTCGACGGATAGTCCACCCGCATCGGTCACACGGGCGCGAATCGAATAGGTCTCTTTCGATTCAAAGTCCGCTGGTGAAAGAATGGTCAAAACACCGCCCGCCGTCGCGGAGAACAAACTGTTGTCCTCACTCCCCACACCGGATACCAGCGAAAATGCCAAGGTATCTGGATTATCGGGATCGAGCACGACGAACTGGCCGACAGGCGTGGACGACGGGGAATTCTCACTGAGAGAATAGGTCAAATCCAGCGAATAGGGCGACTCATTGACATTCGTGACACGGAGAACAAACTCACCTTCACGCGATAGTCCTGCGCTGTCCTGGACTCGTGCACGGATGGAATACGACGAACGGGATTCATAATCAAACGAAGTACCGGGCTTCGTTCTGAGAGCTCCGCTCGCGATAATCTCAAACAAACTGTTATCGGCGTCCCCGGATCCGGTTGCGAACGAATAAGTTAAGGTATCCCCGACGTCTGGATCGGACGCTGTCAGTATTCCGATCGGATACGAAGAACCTGCGTTTTCTGGGAATTGATTACTGCTTAGCACGAGGGAGGTGGGGGCCTCTGGTGCATCGGCGACGAGGACCGCAAAAATCTTTTCCAAGCGTTCCCCCGACGCATCCACGCTGGCGACTCGAATGGAATAACTGCTCCGGGACTCGAAGTTAAAGATCGCGGCAGCACGCAGCTCATTTCCAACGATGCTGAAAAGCGCATTGTCGGTCGCACCGGTTCCAGACGCGAAGGAATAAACAAACGTATCACCGCTGTCGGGATCAAACGTGTTGAACGTACCGATCGCCGTGCCAACAGGTGCATTTTCCGCAATGACATTGGCAGACAATCCGATATCGCTCGGCGGATCATTGACGTCGCGAACGCGAATGGTCAGCGGGATGGAATAGGACAAACCTCCCAAGTCGGTCGAGCGAACTTGAACCACGTACTCGGTCTTCGACTCAAAGTCAAAGACACCCGCCGTACGTATCTCGTTACCGACAATGCTGAATTGCATGTTATCCGGAAACGAGGCGGTTCCGAACAAAGAATAGGTAAAACGATCACCAACATCCGGATCGGTTGTCGAAAGCGCGCCAACCGCCGTTCCCATGGGGCGAAATTCATCGACCGTGTCATTCGACAATTCCAACAACGTGGGATTTTCGTTAACGTTCAATGTACCGATGACGAAGTTCCGGTCGACGCTCAATCCCCCTGCATCGGTCGCGCGGACGCGGATCGCCATCCGTTTGTTGGTTTCAAAGTCAAACGACTCCGCCGCCAGAAGTTGCTGTCCAACAATGGTGAAGCGATGATTGTCGTCGCTGCCATCCCCTCCCACCAACGCATATTGGATCACGTTATTTTCAGCATCGGTGGCGCTCAAACTGCCGACAATCGTCCCAGTGGGTTGGTTCTCGAAAATCTGAGTATTGGTGATCTGAATCGCTTGCGGTGCTTCGTTAACATTCGTCGCAATGATCACAAAAGAACGTTCGATGTTCAATCCCGCGATATCCGTGGCTCGAATTCGAATGCTGTAAAACGACCTCGCTTCGAAATCGAGAGAGACGATCGCCTCTAACGTATTTCCTGTGACGCGAAACAGACTATTGTCTCCCGAACCGCTACCTGCAACCAATCGATACGTTACCACGTCCCCCGCGTCTGGATCATTGGTGCTTAACGTGCCGACGAATCGGGGTGCCGGTTCGTTTTCTGCAAGGATATTATTGCTGAGAGAGATCGTCGAAGCCGATTCGTTGACATCGATGACCGCGATAACAAAGTCCTTCTCGATATACAAACCTCCCGAATCTGTGCTTCGAACTCGAATCGAGTAGCTGTTCTTGGTTTCAAAGTCAAACGCCGCGCCGGTGCGCAACGTGTTCCCAACAATGGTAAACCTCGCATTGTCGACACCTCCTGCAACCAAGCTGTAGACAAACGTATCGCGCGTGTTCAGGTCCTGTGTACTGAACAACCCAACGGTCGTTCCGATTGGACGATTTTCCGGGACGCTCGCGTTGCTCAAGAACAGGTTCGTCGGAGCAAAATTCTCATTGACAACACCAAACAGCAACCCATTGATCGGATTGACAGATCCCGTCACGTTGCGAACGCCGTTGCTTGGGATGGTGTAGTCAAACGTGCCACTCAACTCCAACTGCAATGGTGTTGTCCCACCCGGCACGTCCACACCGACATACCCATCTCCATTGGTTCGTTTACCAATTTCGTTGCCACCGAAATTCAACGACCAAGCTTCGATGATCCCTTCATCCGCCCCAAACGTATCAAAGACCTCAAGCCGCCATGTTCCCTTCGCATCGCTACCATCGACCGCCGTCAAACTTGACTCCGGTCGATAACGCCCCGTGTAAGGGAATGTGCCCGATCCGATCGTCACGGTTGCTTCATCATCGAAAATCGTATTGATGTAGCCATCCTGACTCGATCCTTGCTGGTTTGCCAAGAGGACGCGAGCGCCGGTCGGCGACACGAGCGTCACGATCATGTCCCCCATCCAACTATGCGTGATGCGGACCGAGACGTTCAAGTCTTGAATGGTAAAGCTCTCTGGCACCTCGATCGTCGAAACAGAGGTTTCCAAATCCAGAACCGGGACGGGTGTGGATTGAAAATACGATGGCTCAAAGCGTCGATTTGCGTTGGTATCGGCATAAATGAGCAGTCCTTCCTGAGGAAGCTCGTTGGCATCCATTACTCCATCGAGATTACGATCATTGAAAGCGCGCGCGTAAGCCCTCGAGTTCTTTTGATAACCGAAATCCAATCCTTGAAAATTGCTCGTCTCATCGACCAAAGTGACGGTGTAGTTGTTGCCCGCAGGCGCAACCAATTGCCAACCTGGTGAACTGCTTCGGATGCGATGGGTACCGATAGGCAGAGTCCCAAAGTAATAGGCTCCCGTCGCATCCACAAAGGCCTGTGTCTCCCCCGCATTGAACGTGCCGGAATCGTTCGCATCGACATAAGCAAACGCGCCGAGATCCACGCCGGTATCGAACGGACCTCTCGCCAAATCGCGAGCAAAGTCCTCGTAGATTTTGCCTGCAACATCAGCCAACGTTGCGGTACCCGTGAATTGGATGACAAAGGAGCCTTCATCGGAATCGTTCGATGAAATGATCGCCGAGTCGAGAAAGTTACCTCCGGCAGTCGGAGCAAAGGCAATCGTGATATTGGTGGATTCCCCAATCCCCAAACTGCTGTCACCAAATGTCGAGACAATCGAAAAGGGAGCAGGAACATTGAGGTTCGTTAGCTGGAGTGGCGAGGTTCCTTGATTGCGAATTCGGAACGTCTTCGAGACAGACTGGCCTACAAACAACGAACCAAAAGGTACGGTCGCTCCGGAGGAGAACTCCACCATCGAGTCCACGACGGAAATCTCCGGCTTTCCAACACCCGCCACGGCAGTGAATGCGTTGAGGCGACCTTGACCATACTCGGGATGGAATCCGGTCTGGATATCGTAAACCACTCCCCCGATCAAATCGGTCGTGTTGCGGAGATAAGTCTTCAACTGGGCAGGACTCAAGTCGACATTGAGGACCTCGGCCTGAGCCAACACCAAAGCAGCGATGCCGGTAGCAAGAGGAGTGGCTGAGGATGTACCCCCGAACCCGGTCGCGCCCGTCCCTGTGTAATCACCCGCGGCATAGCCTGCTGCCCCGGTTCGATCCGTCGTCTGGATCGCCAAATATCCGGCTCGAGTGTCATTGCTCGGGGTGACAAAGTCGGTCCCGAAGCCGTAGTTGCTGTAGTTGGAACGCATCCCTTGATTGTTCGTCGCTCCCACCGCGACCACCCCGGTGTTCACGAGCGATTGGTTGGCGGGGTAACTGATCACGGAGCTGTAGTCATTTCCGGTCGCAAAGAAATACGCAGCCCCCTTACCACCTCGACCGTTTACCACTCCCCAGGCCAAAGCCGAGTTAATCGCATTGCTAACCGAGCCACCCCCCCAAGAATTATTCACGATGTCGGAATGAACGGCTCCATAACGCAAGGCATTGGCGATGTTGGCATCGTTCGCCACGCTACTTCCGTCGAACATTCGAATACTGATCGCAGAGGATTTGTACGAAGCTCCCGCCACACCTTCGCTGTTATCCCCTCGAGCCGCCGCGACACCTGCGACCGAGGTTCCGTGCGCATCTCCTGGATTTTGAGGTTGGGATTGATTGGTATTGAATACAAAGTTCCAACCATTGACGTCGTCGACGTAACCATTGCCATCGTTGTCGATCCCATCCCCCGCGACTTCACCCGGGTTCACCCAAGCCCGAATGTCTTGGTGGGATGCCTGCACCCCATCATCGATCACACCGATCACCAGATTGGAGGAGCCGCCCGCATTGATATCCCATGCCTCGACGACATCGGAATCGGCGTCGATCAAACTGCCCCCTTGTCCAATGTTGTGCAAGTGCCACTGCTCACCGAGCAACGGGTCGTTAGGCATATAGAACTTCTGCCAATTTTGATAGAAGTTCGGAGAGACCCAAGCGACTTCGGGTTCCGCTAGCAGCGCGTTGGCTTGCTGAAGCGTCTTCACTCCCAAACTATCTTTCACCTTGAGCACGTACTGGTCTGTCGTGCCGAACATCTGGCTGTATGACTCGAACTGAGGCTTGTCGCTGAGGAAGCTCTCAACCGTCTGATCCGGTTTGAGCCCAACGATGATCTCGTCGAGAAGAACCATTTCGGTCTGTCCAGAAACGAACACCGGTGTGGTATATTCGATTTCCCCAAGGGATTGGAGCTGTTCAATGGTCGATGGATGGATCGACGCACTCGACTCGTAGACTTGGAGCTGGCCGTTCACGCCTCGGGACCATTCCAATTGTCCTTGAAGAAGCGAATCGGGGCGGTTGGGCGTTTCCAGCGCCACCGCAATTTTGTTGGGATGGATTTCTAAGGGAACAATCTCTTTGCCGGCGACATAGTACAAGGCCCCTTCTCCCTCACCCTGCATTCCCGATGGTATCTGCATCGAGGAGAAAGCATTCCAAGGTAAGTCAGCCGCTAAGAGCTGCCGGAGTTCAAGCCTTTCCAGTACTGGGCGGAGACGTACGTTCTTCCCAACAGTGCGAAACTTCATGACGTGTAAGCCTTCGTTGTAGTGTGTGCCGAATTCGCTGGACGTAGCGAATGTAGCGGTTGTCGCATCCGACCAATCCTAAATGGATTTAGGCATTTCCGGTGGTTTCTGCGAAGGCTTTTTAAGAAAAAAATGAGCAAAACAGCAAGATATCGGGGGCTATTCTTGCCCAGCGTGCATGGCCTGTTGAGCCGCTCTCCCAGGCCAGTGAGAGGGAAAAAAGGCCCGGGGGGATTCTCGCGATGCTATGACTACTGCACCCATGCGCTGCGCGGGCTCGCGAGAGTATTTATAACGCGGGATCCGATCGAGTAGATCGAATACCGCAAGTCGCACCCGTCTGGACGACGTGCAAAACAATAAGATGCACAAAAACCATCCAATGATCGTTTTGGCACAAACAAATCATACCCGACTTCTGGAATCCACCTGCGGTAGTGGAAGTACGCCCATGAGCGCGCCATCCATTCAAGAAGAGCCTATCCGTGGGGCTTTAGGATCTACAAAATTCCCCAGTGGTGGGCAAGTGACTGCGAAGGATCGAGGCAGCCAGTTCGGGTTTCGTCGTGTTGATAAAGCAATCCGAGCCCCATTCAAAGCCAGCAACCTTGCTCAGTCGTGGAATGACTCGCAATCGCCAGTGATGCGCGTTTCGGTCAGGGC includes these proteins:
- a CDS encoding cadherin domain-containing protein, with translation MKFRTVGKNVRLRPVLERLELRQLLAADLPWNAFSSMQIPSGMQGEGEGALYYVAGKEIVPLEIHPNKIAVALETPNRPDSLLQGQLEWSRGVNGQLQVYESSASIHPSTIEQLQSLGEIEYTTPVFVSGQTEMVLLDEIIVGLKPDQTVESFLSDKPQFESYSQMFGTTDQYVLKVKDSLGVKTLQQANALLAEPEVAWVSPNFYQNWQKFYMPNDPLLGEQWHLHNIGQGGSLIDADSDVVEAWDINAGGSSNLVIGVIDDGVQASHQDIRAWVNPGEVAGDGIDNDGNGYVDDVNGWNFVFNTNQSQPQNPGDAHGTSVAGVAAARGDNSEGVAGASYKSSAISIRMFDGSSVANDANIANALRYGAVHSDIVNNSWGGGSVSNAINSALAWGVVNGRGGKGAAYFFATGNDYSSVISYPANQSLVNTGVVAVGATNNQGMRSNYSNYGFGTDFVTPSNDTRAGYLAIQTTDRTGAAGYAAGDYTGTGATGFGGTSSATPLATGIAALVLAQAEVLNVDLSPAQLKTYLRNTTDLIGGVVYDIQTGFHPEYGQGRLNAFTAVAGVGKPEISVVDSMVEFSSGATVPFGSLFVGQSVSKTFRIRNQGTSPLQLTNLNVPAPFSIVSTFGDSSLGIGESTNITIAFAPTAGGNFLDSAIISSNDSDEGSFVIQFTGTATLADVAGKIYEDFARDLARGPFDTGVDLGAFAYVDANDSGTFNAGETQAFVDATGAYYFGTLPIGTHRIRSSSPGWQLVAPAGNNYTVTLVDETSNFQGLDFGYQKNSRAYARAFNDRNLDGVMDANELPQEGLLIYADTNANRRFEPSYFQSTPVPVLDLETSVSTIEVPESFTIQDLNVSVRITHSWMGDMIVTLVSPTGARVLLANQQGSSQDGYINTIFDDEATVTIGSGTFPYTGRYRPESSLTAVDGSDAKGTWRLEVFDTFGADEGIIEAWSLNFGGNEIGKRTNGDGYVGVDVPGGTTPLQLELSGTFDYTIPSNGVRNVTGSVNPINGLLFGVVNENFAPTNLFLSNASVPENRPIGTTVGLFSTQDLNTRDTFVYSLVAGGVDNARFTIVGNTLRTGAAFDFETKNSYSIRVRSTDSGGLYIEKDFVIAVIDVNESASTISLSNNILAENEPAPRFVGTLSTNDPDAGDVVTYRLVAGSGSGDNSLFRVTGNTLEAIVSLDFEARSFYSIRIRATDIAGLNIERSFVIIATNVNEAPQAIQITNTQIFENQPTGTIVGSLSATDAENNVIQYALVGGDGSDDNHRFTIVGQQLLAAESFDFETNKRMAIRVRATDAGGLSVDRNFVIGTLNVNENPTLLELSNDTVDEFRPMGTAVGALSTTDPDVGDRFTYSLFGTASFPDNMQFSIVGNEIRTAGVFDFESKTEYVVQVRSTDLGGLSYSIPLTIRVRDVNDPPSDIGLSANVIAENAPVGTAIGTFNTFDPDSGDTFVYSFASGTGATDNALFSIVGNELRAAAIFNFESRSSYSIRVASVDASGERLEKIFAVLVADAPEAPTSLVLSSNQFPENAGSSYPIGILTASDPDVGDTLTYSFATGSGDADNSLFEIIASGALRTKPGTSFDYESRSSYSIRARVQDSAGLSREGEFVLRVTNVNESPYSLDLTYSLSENSPSSTPVGQFVVLDPDNPDTLAFSLVSGVGSEDNSLFSATAGGVLTILSPADFESKETYSIRARVTDAGGLSVEGAFILRVSDIPETPLSLSFSPTALAENADLGAVIGSLSTTDSDRNESFTYSFVTGDGSDDNARFAIIGDSVRSLFVPDFETKQSYQLRVRSTDKDGLSIERPFVVSIVDVNESPNSLTLSANTLPENAPSLSLIGQLNASDPDVGDTLAFELVSGAGDLSNTLFDIRGNELFARDPFDFETSPIHTIRVAARDAGGMQVEQTFTILIQDVNEAPTAPTLTRSSLDENSPSGSVIGRILSTDEDLNDPARFELVVGFGDAADFAISGDQLMAVGSFNHEGKSLYTIAIQAIDRSGDGPTATFTITVNDVNEAPTTITLSSDWVYENVSIPWDFGPLSHDDPDANDLLNWSLASGIGDSDNGRFEIVAGNLHLITAPDFESQGEYSIRLRGEDLGGLFVEQAFVIRVQNVEELPYGLTLSNDTLPESPDSNRLVGLLSATDPDGLPIEYSLPDGFADASFFGIVGNELRILPSTDFESTDSFVIGVTARDAAGNELTQIYTISITDMDEAPTSISFNRGSLPENFPIDTPIGIFTATDSDRGETFTYSLLGSDNNGLYILGDQLFASELLDFESLAATSGTIAITVRAMDSSSLFVDQTIVLQVLDINEAPTRIFLSQSTTVENNVPPTEIGLLSTDDPDAFVVPIRFTLVAGEGSLDNSRFEIVGDRLVLAQTTDFEGSSTLQVRLRATDERGGFVEQSFSIGVVNENETPSNLQLSNTTIAEGPTTGRLIGLLTAVEPDGSPIEFALPAGAGNNDAFEILGNQLRLIGEANFEVQSSYSVVVRAVDPQGLYTEVPFEIVITDVAESPTALSLSNTLIDENVSVGTLVGTFATTDPDLGETFSYSILSIDGDASDSSFAIAGNELRTNARMNFEARSGYVLRVQTTDSDGLQFDRLIRVDLTDLVELPPQASNDAGRTTIGLAMTLNVLSNDLDPDGQIEPSTIEIVGLPARGSVQILADGRMEYTPSSNPLVGLIYSDAFQYRVRDNQDEWSNVATVALQVDSAFFNRQNPFDVDADGSVTPLDALVLVNEINQTGSRVLPRPVPFSAPYIDPNNDGTLDPLDVLQVVNFLNDSSGFGPGLEGEGEAVDGVSDANSVAGLDYLYSHWDDIGAASLANDDATDSTRRLRGRR